The following proteins are encoded in a genomic region of Vibrio tasmaniensis:
- a CDS encoding DUF1852 domain-containing protein — translation MNTEFNFTIKSISLNENYQPADSTRITTNFANLARGDSRQANLRNALQMIDNSFNALAHWDNPKGDRYSVELEIISVDMDIESNGEAFPSIEVLKTNILDRKTNERIEGIIGNNFSSYVRDYDFSVRLLDHNKGQDKFTIPEDFGDLHGKLFKYFVNSEVYKKNFNKPPVICLSVSDNKTYYRTENQHPVLGFEYQPNESSLTEQYFKKMGLQVRYFMPPNSVAPLAFYFFGDLLNDYSNLELISTISTMGTFQKIYRPEIYNANAVAGNCYQPNLKNLDHSLTQIVYDREERSQLAIEQGKFAEETFIKPYQSVLENWSANYAL, via the coding sequence ATGAATACAGAATTTAATTTTACGATTAAGAGCATTAGCCTCAACGAGAACTACCAACCAGCGGACAGCACACGTATCACAACCAACTTTGCTAACTTGGCTAGAGGCGACAGCCGTCAAGCGAACTTACGTAATGCACTACAGATGATTGACAATAGTTTTAACGCATTAGCACACTGGGACAACCCAAAGGGCGACCGATACTCTGTAGAGCTTGAAATTATTTCTGTTGATATGGACATTGAAAGCAACGGCGAAGCATTCCCTTCCATTGAAGTGCTGAAAACCAATATTTTAGACCGTAAAACTAACGAGCGTATTGAAGGCATTATCGGAAATAACTTTTCTTCCTATGTTCGAGATTATGACTTTAGCGTACGTCTATTGGATCATAATAAAGGCCAAGATAAATTCACTATTCCAGAAGATTTTGGGGATTTACATGGCAAGCTTTTTAAATATTTCGTTAACTCTGAAGTTTACAAAAAGAACTTTAATAAACCACCTGTTATTTGTTTAAGTGTTTCAGATAATAAAACCTATTACCGAACCGAGAACCAACATCCTGTGTTAGGTTTTGAATACCAACCTAATGAGTCTTCTTTGACTGAACAATACTTCAAGAAGATGGGGTTACAAGTTCGTTACTTCATGCCGCCAAACAGCGTTGCACCTCTAGCTTTCTACTTCTTTGGTGATCTGCTGAACGATTACTCAAACCTAGAGCTTATCAGCACCATCAGCACCATGGGTACATTCCAAAAAATCTACCGTCCTGAGATTTACAACGCGAATGCAGTTGCGGGTAACTGCTACCAACCAAACTTGAAAAACTTGGACCACTCGCTAACTCAAATCGTGTATGACCGAGAAGAACGAAGCCAATTAGCGATTGAACAAGGTAAATTCGCAGAAGAGACTTTCATTAAGCCATACCAGTCAGTTCTAGAGAACTGGTCTGCCAACTACGCGCTTTAA
- a CDS encoding sulfite exporter TauE/SafE family protein: MSELLLLILYCALLGSGVGFLAGLLGIGGGLIIVPVLSSILLYLEVLPSDQVVVAAIATSLASILFTSTSSALAHHKNGNVPWDLAPWIMLGVALGALVSGFMAALLPEKVVRIVFAVSVVLIAIKMFLSSKNDAPKERKLPNKGVLTVLTTITGGLSAMIGIGGGALLVPLLTFFSVDMKKSIGCASACGIVIALFGSVGYISSGSSHFALTDGFAGFVYLPALLGIVCTSWFTAPLGAKATNHLPVPTIKKIFSVLLVVIAVSMVAR; this comes from the coding sequence ATGAGTGAGTTGCTGTTGTTGATTTTATACTGTGCATTATTAGGCAGTGGTGTTGGGTTTCTAGCTGGTTTGTTAGGGATTGGCGGAGGGCTGATCATTGTTCCGGTGTTAAGCAGCATTTTACTTTATTTAGAAGTTCTACCGTCTGACCAAGTTGTTGTCGCTGCGATTGCGACTTCCTTGGCCTCGATTCTATTTACTTCCACTTCTTCTGCGCTTGCTCACCACAAGAATGGAAACGTGCCTTGGGATTTGGCACCTTGGATCATGTTGGGTGTTGCTCTTGGTGCGTTGGTTAGTGGTTTTATGGCAGCCCTGTTGCCAGAAAAAGTCGTTCGTATTGTGTTCGCCGTGAGTGTGGTTTTGATTGCGATCAAGATGTTCTTAAGCAGCAAAAATGACGCACCTAAGGAACGAAAACTACCAAACAAGGGCGTACTAACAGTTCTAACAACCATTACAGGTGGCTTGTCTGCCATGATAGGGATTGGTGGTGGTGCATTGTTGGTTCCACTATTGACGTTCTTCTCAGTCGATATGAAGAAATCCATTGGTTGCGCGTCGGCTTGTGGCATTGTCATCGCCTTGTTTGGCTCGGTAGGTTACATCAGTTCAGGCAGCAGCCACTTTGCTCTAACAGACGGTTTTGCTGGTTTTGTTTATCTGCCTGCGCTGTTGGGTATCGTATGTACCTCTTGGTTTACAGCTCCGTTAGGCGCAAAAGCCACCAATCATTTACCGGTTCCAACGATTAAGAAGATTTTCTCAGTACTGTTGGTTGTTATCGCAGTAAGTATGGTAGCTCGCTAA
- a CDS encoding metal-dependent hydrolase → MDPLTQGVLGASLSQSASKKQHLVVAGVLGLLSGLAPDLDALIKSQNDPLLALEFHRQFTHSLFFIPIGSLICALVLHHLIAKRRGLTFEQSWLFCALGYGTHALLDACTTYGTQLLWPLTHARFAWNTISIIDPVYTLPILILLVFATLKRAPWLARVTFAWALIYPTLGMIQRDRAEAIGWQLAEQRQHSPIRLEAKPSFANILVWKVVYETESRYYVNAVRVGTSVKIYPGDSIAKLNVSRDLPWLDPDSQQAKDIERFRWFSNGYIAQDPTDELRIIDVRYSIVPNQMKALWSIKLSKAVDANTHVKYETHRDNTPESRQIFFGMLTGDK, encoded by the coding sequence ATGGATCCTTTAACACAGGGCGTGCTAGGCGCTTCTTTGTCACAGTCGGCAAGCAAAAAACAGCATTTAGTTGTCGCTGGTGTATTAGGGCTGCTCTCCGGGTTGGCTCCAGATTTAGATGCACTGATTAAGTCTCAAAATGACCCTTTGTTGGCTTTGGAGTTCCATCGGCAATTTACCCATTCACTCTTCTTTATCCCCATTGGCAGTTTGATTTGTGCCTTGGTTCTGCATCATCTGATTGCAAAAAGGCGCGGGCTTACTTTCGAACAAAGCTGGCTGTTTTGCGCTCTGGGTTATGGCACTCATGCACTGTTAGACGCTTGTACCACTTATGGCACGCAGTTACTTTGGCCTTTGACTCATGCGCGTTTTGCTTGGAATACCATATCAATCATCGATCCTGTTTATACGCTGCCCATCTTAATTCTACTCGTGTTCGCAACGTTGAAACGAGCGCCTTGGCTAGCACGTGTTACGTTTGCTTGGGCTCTAATTTATCCAACATTAGGGATGATACAAAGAGATAGGGCAGAGGCGATTGGGTGGCAATTAGCGGAACAAAGACAACACTCGCCGATTCGATTAGAGGCAAAACCGAGCTTTGCTAATATCTTGGTTTGGAAAGTGGTGTACGAAACTGAATCTCGATACTACGTAAATGCTGTTCGAGTAGGCACCTCCGTTAAAATCTATCCCGGTGATTCGATCGCTAAGCTGAACGTTAGCCGTGATTTGCCTTGGCTTGACCCTGATTCTCAACAAGCCAAAGATATTGAACGCTTCCGCTGGTTCTCTAATGGTTATATTGCTCAGGACCCAACGGACGAGTTGCGTATTATCGATGTCCGATATTCAATTGTACCGAATCAAATGAAAGCACTATGGAGCATCAAGCTATCAAAAGCTGTTGATGCAAACACGCATGTAAAATATGAAACGCACAGAGATAACACTCCAGAATCGAGACAAATCTTCTTCGGTATGCTCACTGGCGATAAATGA
- a CDS encoding carboxypeptidase M32: MSAFKKLVEHSKKCSRFQHLASICGWDQASMMPAGGNQARSEAMAELSVHIHGLMTQPQLGDWIADAESEALNGEQQSSLREIKRQWQQANLLPEKLVEAKSLAGSKCEHAWRSQRGNNDWVGFEKNWREVVELSREEAQIRADAANLTPYDAMLDIYEPGTSSASLDILFADVKTWLPNLIDEVIEKQSSEQFNAPSGIYSTEKQKALGLEVMKLLQFDFEHGRLDESVHPFCGGVPSDVRITTRYDEAEFVQSLMGIVHETGHARYEQGLPKHLAGQPAGEARSMGIHESQSLFFEMQVGRSDPFIGHLANLAGQQFSGSEFEKENFQKIYTRVKKDFIRVDADELTYPAHVILRYEIERDLINGKIKHTDVPELWNTKMQSYLGLSTQGNFTNGCMQDIHWTDGAFGYFPSYTLGAMYAAQFMASMKKTVDVNSVIESGDLSPIFTWLESNIWSKGSLLTTDDLVKGATGETLNAQYFKDHLRSRYL, from the coding sequence ATGAGCGCATTCAAAAAACTAGTCGAACACTCTAAAAAATGTTCACGCTTTCAACACCTAGCCTCTATTTGTGGTTGGGACCAAGCTTCAATGATGCCTGCCGGTGGTAACCAAGCTCGAAGTGAAGCAATGGCCGAGCTTTCGGTTCATATTCACGGGTTGATGACGCAACCACAGCTTGGCGATTGGATTGCAGACGCTGAAAGCGAAGCGCTAAATGGCGAGCAACAATCGTCTCTGCGTGAAATTAAACGCCAATGGCAACAAGCAAACTTATTGCCAGAAAAACTGGTTGAAGCGAAATCTCTAGCGGGTTCGAAATGTGAACATGCATGGCGCAGCCAACGTGGTAACAACGACTGGGTTGGATTCGAAAAGAACTGGCGTGAAGTGGTTGAGCTGTCTCGTGAAGAAGCACAGATCCGCGCCGACGCAGCGAACCTAACGCCTTATGATGCGATGCTGGATATCTATGAACCGGGCACCAGCTCAGCTTCTCTTGATATCTTGTTTGCCGACGTTAAGACATGGCTACCAAACCTGATTGACGAAGTCATCGAAAAACAGTCGAGCGAGCAATTTAATGCGCCATCTGGGATCTATTCGACCGAGAAACAGAAAGCACTTGGTTTAGAAGTCATGAAGCTGCTTCAGTTCGATTTTGAACACGGCCGACTAGATGAAAGTGTTCACCCATTCTGTGGCGGCGTGCCTTCAGACGTGCGTATCACAACCCGCTACGACGAAGCTGAATTCGTTCAAAGCTTAATGGGCATTGTGCATGAAACAGGGCACGCACGTTACGAACAAGGCTTACCAAAACACCTAGCAGGCCAACCAGCGGGTGAAGCGCGCTCTATGGGCATCCATGAATCTCAGTCTTTGTTCTTCGAGATGCAAGTCGGCCGCAGCGATCCATTCATCGGACACTTAGCAAACTTGGCTGGCCAGCAGTTCTCAGGCTCAGAGTTTGAGAAAGAGAACTTCCAGAAGATCTACACTCGCGTGAAGAAAGACTTCATCCGTGTCGATGCTGATGAGCTGACCTACCCTGCACACGTTATCTTGCGCTACGAGATTGAGCGTGACTTGATCAACGGAAAGATCAAACACACCGATGTCCCTGAACTTTGGAACACTAAGATGCAGTCTTACCTTGGTTTAAGCACTCAAGGCAACTTCACTAACGGCTGTATGCAAGACATCCACTGGACAGATGGCGCATTCGGTTACTTCCCATCTTACACTCTAGGTGCGATGTACGCGGCGCAGTTCATGGCTTCAATGAAGAAAACGGTTGATGTGAACTCAGTGATTGAAAGCGGTGACCTATCCCCTATCTTCACTTGGTTAGAATCGAACATTTGGAGCAAAGGTAGCCTGCTGACCACTGATGACTTGGTGAAAGGTGCAACCGGTGAAACTTTGAATGCGCAATACTTTAAAGATCATTTGAGAAGCCGTTACCTATAA